GGCGCCCTGCCCTCGCGGGTGGAGGGGGTCATCGCGCAGCGCATCGGGCACCTGGACGCCGCCCAGCAGGAGCTGCTGCGGGTGGCGAGCGTGGAGGGCGAAGCTTTTACCGCCGAGGTCGTGGCCCAGGTGCAGGGGCTGGCCCCCCGGCAGGTGCTGCGTGACCTCGCGCAGGACCTGGCCCAGCGGCACGCGCTGGTGCAGGAGCGCGGCGACCTGCGGGCCGGTCGGCGGCAGTTGTCGGGCTACCGCTTCGCCCACGCCCTGTTTCAGCATTACCTGTACGGCGGGCTGGGGAGCGGCGAACGGCGGCTGCTGCACGGCGAGGTGGCCCAGGCCATCGAGGCGCTGTACGCCGGGGCGCCTGACCCGGTGCGGCTGGCCTGGCACTACGACCGCGCGGGCGACGGGGAGAGGGCGGCCGGGTTCTACCGCGAGGCCGGAGAGCAGGCGCTGCGTCAGGGCGCGCCGCACGAAGCCGAGCACCTGCTGACCCGGGCGCTGGACCTCACGCCCGGGCCAGAGGCCGAGCGGCGCTTCGAGCTGCTGCTGGTGCGGGAACAGGCGCGCGACCTTCAGGGCCAGCGCGAGACCCAGCGTGAGGACGTGGAGGCGCTGGAGAGCCTGGCCGAGGGGCTGGACGACGGGCGGCGCTGCCAGGCGGCCTTGCGGCGGGCGAACCACGCCGATCTGGTCAGCCACTTTCCGGCCGCCATGGCGGCGGCCGAGCGGGCCGCCGCGCTGGCGGAAAAAGCGGGCCTGCCAACCCGGGTGGCCGAAGCCCACCTGGCCTGGGGCCGCGCCCTGTACCGCCACGGCGCACGTCCGCAAGCCAAGGTGCACCACGAGCTGGCGCTCCAGTTGGCCCAGGCCGCAGGGGACCGCCAGACCCAGGCCGATGCCCTGCGGCACCTCGGGCAGATCGCCTTGGGCGCGGACAAGCGGCTGGCGCAGGACCTGTATGGGCAGGCCCTCGGCCTGTACCGGCAGATCGGCGACCTGCACGGGGAAAATATCGCCCTGCGCTACCTGGGGGTGTGCGCCGTCAACGCGCAGCAGGACGACCGGGCGGCCGCGTTGCTGGAAGAGGGTCTGGCGGGCGCCCGGCGCCTGGGAGACCGCTCGGGGGAGGCCCACGCCAGTTACGCACTGGGGGCACTGGCGCAAAACCAGGGCCGCCTCGCCGACGCCGAGGGGCCGCTTCAGGCCGCCCTGGAGGCCTACCGGCAGACCGGGGAGCGCGTTCAGGAGGCTGCCACCCTGCTGATTCTGGGGTCGATTCGCCTGGAACAGGATGACTTTGATCAGGCCCGGGCCATGTTTCAAGCGGCGCTGCGCATCTGCCGTGAACTCGGCGGCACTCTGCACCTCAGCTCGGTCCTCAAGAATCTCGGCATCCTGGAGCTGGCGCTGGGCAATCATCACCAGGCGCGCGCCTATCTGGAGGACGCGGCGGAGGTTGCCCGCCGCGCCCACAACACCGTCTACGAACACCACGCGCTTTGCCAGCTGGCTTACACCGAACTGTACGGGGGGAATGCGGCGGCGGCCCTGGAACGGGCGCGGCAGGGGGGCGATCCCGGCCGCTTCGCCGAGCCGTGGGCGCTGCTGGCGCTGGGCCGACTGGAGGAGGCCGAGGCGGCCCTCCACAGCCTGCTGCGAGACCCCCAGCCCCTCCGGGAGTGGCAGCGGCTGGCCGCCGACCTGGGGCTGGCCGCCGTCGCGCTGGCGAAGGGCGACCTGCGGGCGGCGCTGGCCCTGGTCGAGGGCATCCTGCCTGCGCTGGGGCGCAGCGACCTGCTCGACGACGTGGCCACCGCCTATCTGGTCTGCTACGAGGTCTTGCAGGCCTGCGGCGACGCGCGGGCCGCCGGAGTGCTGGAGGGCGGCTGGCGGCAGATCGAGCGCCAGACGAGCAGGCTGGACGACGCGGCCCGCGAGCGGTTCATCGCCAACATGCCCAGTCGCCGCCGCTTGGTGGCGGCCTGGAGGGCGTCATGACGGCGCAAGGGGGCGCGGACGTGCAGCGTGGCCCCCGGCGGCGGGGGGCGGCCGCTTGGCCGCCGCCCCCCGCCCAGGGGAGGTGAGGTTCATGTCCACCCTGGCGGTGGAGGGCCTGGAATTCCGGCAGGTCGCCCCCCTGCTGGCCGCGCTGTACCGCGACGGGCTGCTCACCCCGTTCGTGGGGTCGGGCATGAGCCTGGGCGCGCCGGGGCAGCCCGCCTGCACAAGCTGGCGGACCTTCCTCGTGCGGCTGGCGGGGGGCGCGGGCCTGAGGGACCTGCCCGCCGCTTTCGAGGACCCCGCCCGCTCCCCCACCCCCGAACAGTGTTACCGCCTGGCGGACAAGGTCACGATGATGCTGCGCGCCCACCCGCGCCAGGCCCGCGACGAGGTGTTCCGGCGGGCGCTGAAGGAGACGCCGGAGTTCATCCCGCCCACGCCGCAGCTGCGCGCCCTCACGCGCCTGGACTGGCCGCTGGTGCTTTCCACCAACTACGACGACCTGTACTGGGCGGCCCGCCAGGACACGCTGCGCGCCGAGACCCACCCGCCCGAGCCTCTGGCGGTGCTGGGCCGCTCGCTGTCGGATTGCCACCGGGTGCTGCGCTCGCTGTCCGAACCCAGCCGCCCGGTGCTGTGGGCCTTGCAAGGCTACCTGGGCGGTCAGTGCGCGCCGCCGGAAGCCTCGGTGCCCTCCGACGCCCGCCGCCGGACGCTGGCGCTGGAGGTGGTGGCCGGGCACCAGCAGTACCAGCGAGCCATCCACGCCGTGCCGCACTTTCGCCGCGCGTTCGGCGAGGTGTTTCGCCGCCGCTCGCTGCTGTTTTTGGGTTCGGGCCTGCTGGAAAACTACCTGGTCGACCTGTTCAGCGAGATCCTCTACCACCAGGGTCCCGGCCAGATGCCGCACTTCGCCCTGCTGCGGCGCGGCGGCGCCCCGGACCTGTACGACCCGGCCTTTTTGCAAACCCGCCTGGGGGTCGTGCCCGTGTTCTACGACGGGCACGACGAGGTCCCGGCCTTTCTGGAAAGGCTCGCCCACGACGTGCGCTGGACACGCGGCCCGCCGCCCCCCGCCGACTTCGCGCAGGTCGAGGAGATCAGCTATACCCTCCAGCCGCCCCCCTCGGACCACCCGGTGCGCCTGGTGCTGCGGCGGGGGCAGGTGTCGGCGGCGCAGGTGAACTGGGCCGCCGGGGACGCCCTGGTGCTCAGCGCGGGGCGCAGTGCCGGACGCCCGGTTCCGGGAAGCGGGGCACAGGCGCTCGGAGCGCTCGCCCCGTGTCCGGGCGTGAGCCTGCCGCTGGAACCCCGGCGCTGGGCGGCGTCCGCAGCGGGGTCCCAGGCCTTCCAGTACGGGGGCGCGGCCCTGTTCGCCGTGGTGGCGCGGACCTCGCACGAGGGGCGCAACGACCGCGACCTGAGCGTGATCGCCCCCGCCGTCTGCTCGGCCCTGCACGCCGTGGAGCGGACCGGGCAGTACCGCCGCGTGCATGTCCTGCCGGTGGCGGCGGGGCGCAGCGCGCACTGGAACCCCATTCACCCCTTCGCGCAGGTGCTGCGGGGGGTGCGGACGTTCGTCACCCAGGCGCCCGCCCGCACGCTGCGAGAGATCGTGCTGTACATCGACCATCCCGGCGTGTGGCAGCCGCTGATGGCCGGCAAGCTCCCGGTCAGCGCGCTGCTGTCCTCGGACATCGGGCAGTACACCGTGGACCTGCGCGACGCCGCCGGGGAGTCCGAGGTGCTGAGCGTCACCTCGCCCGACGCCACCTCCACGGTGGCCCGGCTCCTCGCCCTGTGCGGGCTGGCCAATCCCGGGGACTGGGAACTTCAGCTCGACCCCCCGCTGGCGGCGGCCCTGACGGTCACGGCGGACACGGTGGTGGTGCCGACGATGACCGTGCTGCTGCGCCCCCGGCCCCGGCCCGCGTGAAGAGGACGGCGGGGGTTGCCGGGGCAACGTCCCTCACCCCAGCATCAGCGTGTGCAGCTCCTCCATCAGCGCCTCGCCCTCGGCGGTGGTGCGGGCGACCACGAAGATGGTGTCTTCCCCGGCGATGGTGCCCACGATGTCGTCGCGGCGCAGGCGGTCGAGCAAGAGGGCCACCCCGGTCGCGTGGCCGTCGGAGGTGCGGATCACCAGCATGTTCTCGCCGCGGTCCACGTCCTTGACGAAATTCTGAAAGAGGCGGCCAAGTTCCTCCTCGACGCCCTGGTGGCCCGCCACCTGCGCGAGCGCGTAGCGGTGACGGCCCTTGCCGATGGGCAATCTCACCAGCCGCAGCTCGTTGATGTCGCGGCTGACGGTCGCCTGGGTGACCTGCACGCCCTCGGCGCGCAGCCGCTCGACCAGCTCAGCCTGGGTGGAGACACTCTCGCGGGCGATGATGTCCTGAATTCGCTTCTGACGCTGGTCCTTGCTGAGCACACGCCATGCTATGCAGCCGGGATGAATAAGGCAATCGGGGAGGGGGAGGTGGGGCGTGGTCAGTGGTCCGTGGTCCGGCCTGCGCGCACCCGCACCGCCTCGTCCAGCAGCCGCCGGGCCACCTCGCGCTTGCTCAGGCGCGGCCAGGCCTCGGCGGAACCGTCCGGGCGCACCAGCGTGACCTCGTTGTCGTCGCCGCCAAAGGCCGTGCCCTCGCGGGTGGGGTAATTGAGCAGGATAAAGTCGGCGTTCTTGCGCGCGGCCTTGGCGGCGGCGCGCTCGACCCCGGCGTGCGTCTCCATCGCAAACCCCACCAGCACGCGCCCGCCCTTCTCTTGCCCCAGCTCGGCCAGGATGTCGGGGTTCGGCGTGAGGGTGACCGTCACGTCGCCCGCGACTTTCGCCTGCTTCTCCCCTGCCCGCTCAGCGGCGCGGTAGTCGGCGACCGCCGCCGTCATCACGACGATCTGTGCGGCTTGCGCGGCTTCCCGCACCGCGTCCCGCAGCTCCAGCGCCGTCTCGATGCGGACCACTTCCACTCCCGGCGGGTCGGGGAGGGTCACCGGGCCGGTCACCAGCGTCACGCGGGCGCCCCGGTCCCGCGCCTCCTCGGCCACCGCGAAGCCCATCTTGCCGCTCGACGGGTTGCTGATAAAGCGCACCGGGTCGAGGTATTCGCGGGTCGGCCCGGCCGAGACGACGACGTGCAGGCCCGCGAGGTCTCGCGGCGCGGGCGGGGCGAGCAGCGCCAGCACCGTCCCCGCGATGTCTTCCGGCTCGGCCATGCGGCCCAGGCCCGACCCCTCGCCGCGCGAGCCGAACGCCCCGACCTCCGGCCCCAGGAAGTGGTGGCCCCAGCCGCGCAGCCGCTCGGCGTTGGCCTGCACCGCCGGATGCCGCCACATCCGCTCGTTCATGGCCGGGACCCACAGCACCGGCCCCTGAACGCTCAGCAGCGTGGCCGAGGCGAGGTCGGAGGCGTGCCCGCCCGCCGCCCGCGCCAGCAGGTCGGCGGAGGCGCCCACGACGACCACCGCGTCTGCCCGCGCCAGCGTGAGGTGCTGGGCGTCGGGGCGCGGGGCGAACCAGGTCTCGTCGGTGGCGACCTCGCCGTCGGCGGCGGTCGCCAGGCTGAGTTCGGTGATGAAGTCCAGCGCGGCCCGGGTGGCGATCACGCGCACCCCGGCCCCGCGCTCGCGCAGCCGCCGCAGCACGGGGGGCGCCTTGACGGCAGCCATGCTGCCCCCGACGATCACGAGAACGAGGGGAGGCGGGGCCAGGACGGACAGGGCGGGCACGGTCACCCGGTCAGTCTAGAGGCCCGGACGCTAGACTTTCCCCATGACCACAACCCTGAATGCGGTGGAGCGCGTGCTCACCGTTTCCGAAGAGGCGACCCGCTGGAACACCTTCGCGCCGCGTTACCAGGCGCTATTGGCCGCCGACCTCGGCGCGGACGCGGTTCCCGGCTGGCTGGCCGAGTGGAGCGCCCTGGACGCCGAGGTGGGGCAGGCGGGCAGCAAGCTCGCCACCCACGCCGACCTGCACACGGACGACCCGCAGGTGCAGGCCCGCTACGCCCGCTTTCTGGAGGAAGTCTCGCCGCAGGTTCAGCGCGCCGAGCAGGCCCTGACCGAAAAGCTGCTGGCGGTGCCTGGCTATGCGCCCGCCCCCGACTTCGCGCTGGCCTACCGCCGCTTTCAGGACGCCGCCGCCCTCTTCCGCGAGGCGAACGTGGAGCTGGGCGTGACGCACCAGGCGCAGATGAACCGCCACGGGGTGATTACCGGCAACCAGACCGTCACCCTGCACGGCGAGGCCCTGACCGTACCGCAGGCCCGCCAGCGGATGGACAGCCCCGACCGCCCGGCCCGCGAGGCCGCCTGGCGGGCGCTGACCCTGAGCGCGGGCGAGGTCGCCCCCCAGCTCGACGCCCTGATGCTGGAGCTGCTGGACACCCGCCGTCAGCTCGCGGCCAACGCCGACCTGCCGGGCTTTCGCGACTTCATGTGGCGGCGGCTCGACCGGGTGGACTACACGCCCCAGGACTGCCGCGCCTTTCACGAGGCCGTGCGGGATGAGGTCGTGCCTCTCGCCGCCCGGATGATGACGGACCTCGCCGCGCGGCTGGGCCTGGAACGCGTGCGGCCCTGGGACTACAACCGCAACAACCTGCTCGACCCCCAGGGGCGCGAGGCCCTGAAGCCTTTCACGAGCGGAGCCGAGCTGGAAACGCTGGCGGGGGCGGCCTTCGAGGGGCTGGACCCGGCGCTCGCCGGGCGCTTCAGGCAGATGCGGGAGGGGGGGCTGCTGGACCTCGAATCGCGCCCGGGCAAGATGACCCACGCCTACTGCCAGTATTTTCCGGTGGACAACCAGCCTTTCGTGCTGATGAACGTGGTGGGCACCGCCGAGGACGTGCGGGTGCTGTTTCACGAGGTCGGGCACGCCTTTCACGGCTTTCTCAGCGGCGAGACGCAGCCGCTGGTGTGGAACCGCTGGAGTCCCATCGAGTTCGTCGAGATTCCCTCCATGGCGATGGAGTTTTTGACGCTCGACCACCTGGGGCACATGTTCTCGCCGGAGGAACTCGCCCGCTACCGCGAAAAGCAGCTTCAGGGTGTGGTCGCCTTCCTGCCTTGGGCCGCGCAGATGGACGCCTTTCAGCACTGGCTGTACGCCGAGGCCGGGGAGCGTCCCAGCGTCGCCGACCTGGACGCCAAGTGGCTGGAACTCGACCGCACCTTCCACCCGTTCGTGAACTGGGACGGGCTGGACGAGGGCGTGCGCGCCAAGGGGTGGCAGTACTACCACGTCTTTCAGGCGCCCTTTTACTACATCGAGTACGCGATGTGTTACCTCGCCGCCGTGGGCATCTGGCGGGAAGCCCGCCAGGACCCGGCCGGGGCGCTGGCGCGCTATCAGGCCAGCCTGCGCCTGGGCAACACCGTCCCGGTGCCCGAGCTGTACCGCGCCGCCGGGGTCGAGTTCCGCTTCGACCGCGACCACATCCGGGGGCTGATGGCGTTTTTGCAAGGGCAGCTGGCGGGCGCCGGAACCTGAGAACCGGGAAGGCCGCGCGCGCGCCCCGCTGCTCACGGCACGACGAGCAGCGGCACCTCGGCGCGGCGCAGCAGGGTCTCGGCCACGCTGCCCAGCAGGATGCGGTCCATCCCCCGGTGGCCGTGGGTGCCCAGCACCAGCAGGTCGGCGCCCTGCGCGGCGGCGAGCAACTCGGCCACCGGGCGCCCGCGCAGGATGCGGAACTCGGCCTGCACCCCGGCCTCCCGGGTGATCGCCAGCGCCGCGTCTCGGGCGCGCTCGGCGTTTTCTTGCAGCAGGCCGCGCACATAGTCGGCGTCCAGCCCGGCCCACTGCACAAAGGGGCTGACCGGCGGTTCCTCGATCACGCTGATCAGCTCGAGCGTGGCGCCCGCCGCGCGGGCCAGCGTCACGGCCCGGCGCAGGGCGCGCAGGCTAGGTTCACTTCCGTCACAGGCGACGACCAGTTTCATGGGTGTCATGGAGCCTCCCCGCAGCGGCGGCGCGGCCACCCCCCGCCCGCTTCGGGGTCCCGGTCTGGTCCGCAGGACGCCGTGCAGGCCAGCCTTTGGCACTAGCGTGCCCTCCGCCACTTGGCCCATGCTCCCCTGACCGGACGCGGGCACACTGGGGGCATGACCACACTTTCCCTCCCCGTGGCTCCCTTTGATCCCGGATCGGCGCTTCCGGAAGCGCGGCTCGCGGTGGGCCGCCTGCTGGCCGACGCCTACGCCCTGGCCTACCCGGACGACCCCCCGCTGCTGCCCGAGCGCGAGGCCCTGAGCCTGACCCACGTCACGCCCGACGAGGCGGCGGCGCATTTCGTGGTCTGGGACGGCCAGGTGCTTGGCGAACGGGCGCTGGGCTGGGGCAGCCTGGAGTACAGCCTGACCCAGAACCGGCATGCCGCGCACGCCCGGCTGACCGTGCACCCGGAGGCGCGCCGCCGGGGCCTGGGCCGCAGCCTCGCCCACGCCCTGCGGGAAGCGGCCCGGCGCGAGGGCCGCCGGGTGGTGACCTTTGGCACGACCGACCGGGCGCCCGCCGGGGAAGCGTTCGCCCGCAGCCTGGGCGCCGAAGCCGCCCTGCCGATGCGCCAGAGCCGCCTGGACCTGGAGGCCCTTTCCCCGGAGCTGCTGGACCGCTGGAGCACCCGCCCGGCGGGGGACCCCTACCGCCTGCACCTGTGGACGCGCTTGCCGGACGAGTTCCTGCCCCGCGCCGCCGACCTGATGATGGTGATGAACACGGCCCCCAAGGGCGAGCTGGAGATGGACGACTGGACGGTCACGCCGGAGATGATCCGCGCCTGGGAAACCATGATCGCCGAGTCGGGCGAGGTCCGCTGGCTGCTGGCCGCCGAGGATACCCGCACGGGCGAGCTGGTCGGCTACACCGAGACCTTCTGGACCCCCGAACGTGCCGCGCTGGTCTACCAGGGCGCGACCGCCGTCCGCCCGCAGGCGCGCGGGCAGGGGCTGGGCAAGTGGCTCAAGGCCGCCATGCTGCGCCACGTGCAGGCCGCCTGCCCCGGCGCCCGCTGGGTCCGCACCAACAACGCCGACGAGAACGCCGCGATGCTGGGCATCAACGTGGCGCTGGGATTCGTGCCGTGGGCCAGCTTCACCGAGTGGCAGCTGCGGCTGGCCTAAGCCGTTCCCCCTCCCCTCGCCCGGACCCGGACGCCCGGATGGGCGCGGCTGTCAGCTCAGCGCGAGGGCCGCAGTCGCCGGGTCCGGGCGCCCGGGGGCGCGCACGCGGCGGCGCATGCCGTCGGCGTACTCGGCCAGGTCGGCCAGCAGGTCGCCCACATCGGCGCGCAGCAGGTACTGGCCGCCGGGCAGCGGGGTCAGGGCCAGGAAGGGCGCGCGGGTCAGCGTATCGAGAATGCTGCGCAGCTCCGCGACGTTCACGCCGCTGCCCAGGCGCTCGGCCAGGCGCGGCACCTGCACGACGCTGTGGGCGGGCTGCGCGGCCAGCGTGAGCAGCACGAAGGAAAAGGCCCCGCGCTGCGCGAGGTGCGCGCCGACCAGTTCCGAGATGCTGGCCGCCGAGGCGAGGTCGAGGTCGCCCGCCTGCCAGTAGGGGCGCAGGTCGATGGGCGAGAGCGGGGCCAGCCGGGCATGTTCGAGCAGCGCGGCCAGCGCTTCCCTGGTCAGGCGCGGGGTGCCCTGGGGCCGCTCGCCCTCGCCCGTGAGCAGCGCCGCGTGGTCGGCGTCCTCGCGCCAGGCGGGGGTCCGCAGCGCACCTTCTTCCAGCGCGACCTTCACCACGTAGCCGTGCGCCCCGAGGTCGGCGTGCAGCCGCGCCACGCCGGGCGCCGGAAAGCTGAGCTGGTAGCCGGTGAGGCGCGCGAGTTCGGCCAGCTGGTCTTCGGCGGCGCTGGGCAGCGGGCCAGGCGCGGCCGCGCGCGACGGGGCGCGGCCCAGCGGGGGGGTCGGCTGGGGGGCCTGCGAAGCGGGCGTCAGCGGCACCAGCGGCGCAGGCGCCGGGGTGCTGGCCGCGCGCCCCGCCGACGGGGACGGCTCGGGCGCGGCCTGCATCCGCACCTCGCGCACGTGGGGGGTGGCGGTCACGACCACGCGCCGGGCCTCGGGAGCGGGCGCAGCCTCCGGGCGGGCAGGCAGCAGCGGCGCGTGCGGCTTGACGATGCCCTCGACCTGATAGCGACCCGGCGCCAGCGGCGTGATCATCAGCACGTCGTTCACGCCGAGATTCTGGTCATGGAAAAGGGGGCGCAGGCCGCGCACGTACCCGGCGGCGCGGTCGATCTCCACCTCGTGTTCGCGGCCCTTGTCGTCCACAAACTGCGCGGGGCCGCTTTCCGGAAAGGTGGCTTCGAGGTATTTGAGGAGGCGCAGGCTGCCTTCTTGCAGGCAGGGGCGGGTGATGATGTAGCGCATTTGTTTCATGCGGGAAAATCCCTCCATTGGGAGCGTTCCGCGCAGAATCACGCAGACGCAGCTAGACGCGGTGAACTCTGGTCAGACCATAGCAGAGTTGTTGCGTGGCCGAGGCCGGGGACACGCGGCCTGCACGGCAGAAAACCGGGTCCCTGTGACAAATCGTACGCCTCTTCCCCCAGCGGGCGGTCCCCTTCCCGTTACACTGCCGGGCATGACGTCTCCCGATGCGCAGGCCCAGGCCCTCGACCTCGTGACCCGCTACTACGGCGCGTTCAACGCCGGGGACGCCGCTGGCATGCTGGGACTGCTGGCCGAAGACGTGCGCCACGACATCAACGAGGGCGAGACGCAAGTCGGTGTGGAGCCTTTTCGCGCCTTTCTGGACAAGATGGACGCCCACTACCGCGAGCGCGCCGAGGATCTCGTGGTGATGGCGACCCCGGACGGAAGGCGCGCCGCCGCCGAGTTCGTGATTCACGGCGAGTACCTCAAGACCGACCCCGGCCTGCCCGAGGCGGCGGGGCAGACCTACGTGCTGCCAGTGGGCGCCTTTTTCGAGGTCAGGGAGGGCAAGATCGCCCGGGTGACGAACCTCTACAACCTGTCGGAGTGGACCCGGCAGGTGAGCGCCGAGCAGGGCGGCGCTTGAGCCTCACCCTGACCCCGGTGGGGGGAGACGAGCTGCGGGCGGCGCTTCCCGACCTCGCCCGGCTGCGCACCGAGGTCTTCCGGGACTTTCCGTACCTGTACCAGGGCAGCGCCGGGTACGAGGAGCGCTACCTCCAGACCTACCTGGAAGCCCCCGGCGCCCTGCTGCTGCTGGTGCGCGACGGCGCCGAGGTGGTGGGGGCGAGCACGGCCCTGCCGCTCATTCACGAGACGGCAGACCTCCAGCGCCCCTTTCTGGCCTCCGAGTTCGGTCCCGCCCAGGTGCTCTACCTCGGGGAAAGTGTGCTGCGGTCCGGGTACCGGGGCCGGGGGTTGGGGCACCGCTTTTTCGACGAGCGGGAGGCGCACGCGCGGCGCCTTGGCCTGCCGGTCACGGCCTTTTGCGCGGTGCAGCGCCCGGCCGACCACCCCGCCCGGCCCAGGGACTACCGCCCGCTGGACCCCTTCTGGAAGGCACGCGGCTACCTGGAGCGCCCCGACCTCGAAACCACCCTGAGCTGGCAGGACCTGGGCGAGGCGGGCGAGACGCCCAAGCCGATGCGCTTCTGGGTGCGGCGGGCGTAACGGGGGCGCGCGCGGCGCCTACTTCTTCTGCCAGGCGCGTGCCCGCAGCGCGTCTACCGCGAACCACACGGCGAGCACGCCCCAGATCAGCGCGGCGACCGCGTTTCCGGCCAGACCGTAGCGCACGGCGAGTACGGCGCACAGCGCGGCGAGCAGCACGCTGAGGATCAGGACGAGGTGGGGCGGAACGCGGCGACCGAACATGTTCCCAGGGTAGCGGGCCACCTCTGGCGGATTCCTGACCGTCCCCGGAGCGCCCGGCGTGCCAGACTCGGAAGCACTGATGCCGGACTACGACGTACTCGTGATGGGGGCGGGCCACAACGCCCTGGTGACGGCGGCCTACGCGGCGAAAGCGGGCCTCAAGGTCGGCGTGTTCGAGCGCCGCCATATCGTCGGCGGGGCCGTCAGCACGGAAGAACTGGTGCCCGGCTACCGCTTCGACTACGGGGGCAGCGCCCATATCCTGATTCGCATGACGCCGGTCGTGCGCGAACTCGAACTGACCCGCCACGGCCTGCACTACCTGGAAGTGGACCCGATGTTCCACGCCTCGGACGGCGAGACGCCGTGGTTCGTCTACCGCGACCCCGACCGCACCGCGCGGGAGCTG
This portion of the Deinococcus budaensis genome encodes:
- a CDS encoding ATP-binding protein — translated: MSEQPFVGRERELGQLEGFLGRALLGQGQVCFVTGEAGSGKTMLVQAFAQRAQDHDEHLAVASGNCNAQSGVGDPYLPFRELLAALIGVTGRAAEGGDPPAGSRLRHWLVRSTQVLIEVGPDLVGTIIPGGTLVAKAGKALAQKAGWLDELEKLARRKPGAQAPVQPEHLLEQYANVLRALAAERPLLLVLDDLHWADAASVGLLFHLSRRLETSAALLVGTYRPNELYLRAAAAGRHPLEPVLLEIKRYAGDVWVDLQTDEAGGRDFVNRLLDTEANRLGADFREALFRHTEGHALFTAELLRRLQERGDLIRDAQGCWVVGARLDFGALPSRVEGVIAQRIGHLDAAQQELLRVASVEGEAFTAEVVAQVQGLAPRQVLRDLAQDLAQRHALVQERGDLRAGRRQLSGYRFAHALFQHYLYGGLGSGERRLLHGEVAQAIEALYAGAPDPVRLAWHYDRAGDGERAAGFYREAGEQALRQGAPHEAEHLLTRALDLTPGPEAERRFELLLVREQARDLQGQRETQREDVEALESLAEGLDDGRRCQAALRRANHADLVSHFPAAMAAAERAAALAEKAGLPTRVAEAHLAWGRALYRHGARPQAKVHHELALQLAQAAGDRQTQADALRHLGQIALGADKRLAQDLYGQALGLYRQIGDLHGENIALRYLGVCAVNAQQDDRAAALLEEGLAGARRLGDRSGEAHASYALGALAQNQGRLADAEGPLQAALEAYRQTGERVQEAATLLILGSIRLEQDDFDQARAMFQAALRICRELGGTLHLSSVLKNLGILELALGNHHQARAYLEDAAEVARRAHNTVYEHHALCQLAYTELYGGNAAAALERARQGGDPGRFAEPWALLALGRLEEAEAALHSLLRDPQPLREWQRLAADLGLAAVALAKGDLRAALALVEGILPALGRSDLLDDVATAYLVCYEVLQACGDARAAGVLEGGWRQIERQTSRLDDAARERFIANMPSRRRLVAAWRAS
- a CDS encoding SIR2 family protein, with translation MSTLAVEGLEFRQVAPLLAALYRDGLLTPFVGSGMSLGAPGQPACTSWRTFLVRLAGGAGLRDLPAAFEDPARSPTPEQCYRLADKVTMMLRAHPRQARDEVFRRALKETPEFIPPTPQLRALTRLDWPLVLSTNYDDLYWAARQDTLRAETHPPEPLAVLGRSLSDCHRVLRSLSEPSRPVLWALQGYLGGQCAPPEASVPSDARRRTLALEVVAGHQQYQRAIHAVPHFRRAFGEVFRRRSLLFLGSGLLENYLVDLFSEILYHQGPGQMPHFALLRRGGAPDLYDPAFLQTRLGVVPVFYDGHDEVPAFLERLAHDVRWTRGPPPPADFAQVEEISYTLQPPPSDHPVRLVLRRGQVSAAQVNWAAGDALVLSAGRSAGRPVPGSGAQALGALAPCPGVSLPLEPRRWAASAAGSQAFQYGGAALFAVVARTSHEGRNDRDLSVIAPAVCSALHAVERTGQYRRVHVLPVAAGRSAHWNPIHPFAQVLRGVRTFVTQAPARTLREIVLYIDHPGVWQPLMAGKLPVSALLSSDIGQYTVDLRDAAGESEVLSVTSPDATSTVARLLALCGLANPGDWELQLDPPLAAALTVTADTVVVPTMTVLLRPRPRPA
- a CDS encoding M3 family oligoendopeptidase; this encodes MTTTLNAVERVLTVSEEATRWNTFAPRYQALLAADLGADAVPGWLAEWSALDAEVGQAGSKLATHADLHTDDPQVQARYARFLEEVSPQVQRAEQALTEKLLAVPGYAPAPDFALAYRRFQDAAALFREANVELGVTHQAQMNRHGVITGNQTVTLHGEALTVPQARQRMDSPDRPAREAAWRALTLSAGEVAPQLDALMLELLDTRRQLAANADLPGFRDFMWRRLDRVDYTPQDCRAFHEAVRDEVVPLAARMMTDLAARLGLERVRPWDYNRNNLLDPQGREALKPFTSGAELETLAGAAFEGLDPALAGRFRQMREGGLLDLESRPGKMTHAYCQYFPVDNQPFVLMNVVGTAEDVRVLFHEVGHAFHGFLSGETQPLVWNRWSPIEFVEIPSMAMEFLTLDHLGHMFSPEELARYREKQLQGVVAFLPWAAQMDAFQHWLYAEAGERPSVADLDAKWLELDRTFHPFVNWDGLDEGVRAKGWQYYHVFQAPFYYIEYAMCYLAAVGIWREARQDPAGALARYQASLRLGNTVPVPELYRAAGVEFRFDRDHIRGLMAFLQGQLAGAGT
- a CDS encoding ketosteroid isomerase-related protein; translation: MTSPDAQAQALDLVTRYYGAFNAGDAAGMLGLLAEDVRHDINEGETQVGVEPFRAFLDKMDAHYRERAEDLVVMATPDGRRAAAEFVIHGEYLKTDPGLPEAAGQTYVLPVGAFFEVREGKIARVTNLYNLSEWTRQVSAEQGGA
- a CDS encoding GNAT family N-acetyltransferase, coding for MTTLSLPVAPFDPGSALPEARLAVGRLLADAYALAYPDDPPLLPEREALSLTHVTPDEAAAHFVVWDGQVLGERALGWGSLEYSLTQNRHAAHARLTVHPEARRRGLGRSLAHALREAARREGRRVVTFGTTDRAPAGEAFARSLGAEAALPMRQSRLDLEALSPELLDRWSTRPAGDPYRLHLWTRLPDEFLPRAADLMMVMNTAPKGELEMDDWTVTPEMIRAWETMIAESGEVRWLLAAEDTRTGELVGYTETFWTPERAALVYQGATAVRPQARGQGLGKWLKAAMLRHVQAACPGARWVRTNNADENAAMLGINVALGFVPWASFTEWQLRLA
- the coaBC gene encoding bifunctional phosphopantothenoylcysteine decarboxylase/phosphopantothenate--cysteine ligase CoaBC, whose product is MTVPALSVLAPPPLVLVIVGGSMAAVKAPPVLRRLRERGAGVRVIATRAALDFITELSLATAADGEVATDETWFAPRPDAQHLTLARADAVVVVGASADLLARAAGGHASDLASATLLSVQGPVLWVPAMNERMWRHPAVQANAERLRGWGHHFLGPEVGAFGSRGEGSGLGRMAEPEDIAGTVLALLAPPAPRDLAGLHVVVSAGPTREYLDPVRFISNPSSGKMGFAVAEEARDRGARVTLVTGPVTLPDPPGVEVVRIETALELRDAVREAAQAAQIVVMTAAVADYRAAERAGEKQAKVAGDVTVTLTPNPDILAELGQEKGGRVLVGFAMETHAGVERAAAKAARKNADFILLNYPTREGTAFGGDDNEVTLVRPDGSAEAWPRLSKREVARRLLDEAVRVRAGRTTDH
- the argR gene encoding arginine repressor — encoded protein: MLSKDQRQKRIQDIIARESVSTQAELVERLRAEGVQVTQATVSRDINELRLVRLPIGKGRHRYALAQVAGHQGVEEELGRLFQNFVKDVDRGENMLVIRTSDGHATGVALLLDRLRRDDIVGTIAGEDTIFVVARTTAEGEALMEELHTLMLG
- a CDS encoding universal stress protein, which encodes MTPMKLVVACDGSEPSLRALRRAVTLARAAGATLELISVIEEPPVSPFVQWAGLDADYVRGLLQENAERARDAALAITREAGVQAEFRILRGRPVAELLAAAQGADLLVLGTHGHRGMDRILLGSVAETLLRRAEVPLLVVP